The following coding sequences are from one Natrarchaeobius halalkaliphilus window:
- a CDS encoding universal stress protein, producing MTTEIETDGLLLVPVANDETASRQLETAVDVARDRSYRIRLLYVLDVPPQLSLVDGRRYLLEDDTERMLADAVTEIETRGIPVDSRIRLARGITTGITGAIESYDADAVLMGWRGRPPRQNVVLGTHLDRVLRGAACDVLVERIKTPRPDVDSVLVPVVGGPHDEFATETGGAIARRRNADVTLLYVNQSDNPDRSLSEGESVLLDRSSLLEDVDSVERKLLEADDVAGTITDWTTEHDVTVVGVSRGGLIQRKLLGTISEAVGRHAAGSVILAKRHDPVPSRLKRLVP from the coding sequence ATGACGACAGAGATCGAGACGGACGGATTACTGTTGGTTCCGGTTGCGAACGACGAAACGGCGTCCCGTCAGCTGGAGACGGCGGTCGACGTCGCCCGCGATCGATCGTATCGAATTCGCTTGCTGTACGTCCTCGACGTCCCGCCACAGCTGTCGCTGGTCGACGGTCGTCGGTACCTCCTCGAGGACGATACCGAACGAATGCTCGCGGACGCCGTAACCGAAATCGAAACGCGAGGAATTCCCGTCGACAGTCGTATTCGACTCGCTCGAGGTATCACAACGGGAATTACGGGTGCGATCGAGTCCTACGATGCGGATGCCGTGCTCATGGGATGGCGTGGCCGACCACCGCGTCAGAACGTCGTCCTCGGAACCCACCTCGATCGAGTCCTGCGGGGCGCAGCGTGTGACGTTCTCGTCGAACGGATCAAGACGCCACGGCCGGATGTCGACAGCGTTCTCGTTCCGGTCGTCGGCGGCCCTCACGACGAGTTCGCCACGGAGACCGGTGGTGCTATTGCCAGGCGACGAAACGCGGACGTCACCCTCTTGTACGTCAATCAGTCGGATAATCCGGATCGTTCGCTCTCCGAGGGCGAGTCGGTTCTCCTCGATCGGTCTTCGCTGCTCGAGGACGTGGACTCGGTCGAGCGGAAACTCCTCGAGGCCGATGACGTCGCGGGAACGATCACCGACTGGACGACCGAACACGACGTCACAGTCGTCGGTGTCTCCCGCGGAGGACTTATTCAGCGCAAACTGCTTGGAACGATCTCTGAGGCCGTCGGCAGACACGCCGCCGGCTCTGTCATCCTGGCAAAGCGACACGATCCGGTCCCATCGCGTCTCAAGCGGCTCGTCCCCTGA
- a CDS encoding helix-turn-helix domain-containing protein → MTVRDEKRPDANDGLQISAHDIDVLLVDDDEAWVGSTGTVLEHQREAFSVTTATTLESAFETFVSQDPDCVVCDYQLEYGTGLELLAEVREIDPDRPFLLVTGAGSEGIASDAIGHQVTDYLPKRSLAGRDDVLARRIEATVHSYRTERALARERRSKEAMLEIVTATTSRDGLTREFCQHLVTERDYDVAWIGTRDGANGLAPQETVGIENSLNGASSTTEPNRDAELIRVALERQKPVVAAPTPHDESDGRVGSAKGPTRQKDESGTATATTSRKWFEIEHDRDDTGAAVPIEHDGTAVGVLAVYANDDDRIDGHELDVLLAYGRTIGYALRTAEWKQSLVSATPVVIEFEFTDERAPLLAFAAKLPDGATIDVLTAIVLEDGLCYIARVQSVSSAEIQNAATEVESVTSNTFDESTGRCELVVSTPTPEGVLAEHGMRVLETGVERGRGIVTVVCPDETNVQELATALQERYPTANVGSIRSKRHAARRTKLDELIGSMTDKQLQAIELAFYSGYFERPREHNTTEIASKLGVSRTTFTQHLRAAERKLLTRIFDPPE, encoded by the coding sequence ATGACGGTTCGCGACGAGAAACGGCCGGACGCCAACGACGGTCTACAAATCAGCGCGCACGACATCGACGTGTTGCTCGTCGACGACGACGAGGCGTGGGTCGGCTCGACCGGAACGGTGCTCGAACACCAGCGCGAGGCGTTTTCCGTCACCACGGCGACCACGCTGGAATCGGCGTTCGAAACGTTCGTCTCGCAGGATCCCGACTGTGTGGTCTGTGACTACCAGCTCGAGTACGGTACCGGACTCGAGCTGTTGGCCGAAGTGCGCGAGATCGATCCGGACCGGCCGTTCTTGTTGGTTACTGGTGCGGGCAGCGAAGGGATTGCCAGCGATGCGATCGGTCATCAGGTCACCGACTACCTCCCGAAGCGGTCGCTCGCCGGCCGGGACGACGTGCTGGCTCGTCGGATCGAGGCGACGGTCCACTCCTATCGGACCGAGCGTGCGCTTGCGCGCGAACGCCGGAGCAAGGAGGCGATGCTCGAAATCGTCACCGCGACGACGTCGCGAGACGGACTCACGCGCGAGTTCTGCCAGCACCTCGTGACCGAACGCGACTACGACGTCGCCTGGATCGGAACGCGAGACGGCGCGAACGGACTTGCCCCACAGGAGACGGTCGGTATCGAAAATTCCCTCAACGGTGCGTCGTCCACGACGGAACCGAATCGAGACGCCGAACTGATCCGAGTCGCGCTCGAGCGACAGAAGCCAGTCGTCGCGGCACCGACTCCGCACGACGAGTCTGACGGTCGTGTCGGTTCTGCCAAGGGACCAACGAGACAGAAAGATGAATCCGGCACAGCCACGGCAACGACGTCGCGGAAGTGGTTCGAGATCGAACACGATCGGGACGACACGGGAGCGGCGGTCCCAATCGAACACGACGGGACCGCCGTCGGCGTCCTCGCGGTCTACGCGAACGACGACGACCGGATCGACGGCCACGAACTCGACGTGCTTCTCGCGTACGGCAGGACCATAGGCTACGCGTTGCGCACTGCCGAGTGGAAACAGTCGCTCGTCTCGGCGACGCCGGTCGTCATCGAGTTCGAGTTCACGGACGAACGAGCGCCGTTGCTCGCGTTCGCCGCGAAACTCCCCGACGGGGCGACGATCGATGTACTGACGGCGATCGTTCTCGAGGACGGGCTGTGTTATATCGCACGCGTCCAATCGGTCTCGAGCGCGGAGATCCAAAACGCGGCGACGGAGGTCGAGTCCGTTACTTCGAACACGTTCGACGAGTCGACGGGTCGATGCGAGCTGGTCGTCTCGACGCCGACACCGGAAGGCGTTCTCGCCGAACACGGGATGAGAGTCCTCGAAACGGGCGTCGAACGCGGACGGGGTATAGTCACGGTCGTCTGCCCGGACGAGACGAACGTTCAGGAACTGGCCACCGCCCTCCAAGAACGCTATCCGACGGCAAACGTGGGTTCGATCCGATCGAAACGGCACGCGGCACGACGGACGAAGCTTGATGAACTGATCGGATCGATGACCGACAAGCAACTGCAGGCGATCGAACTCGCCTTCTACTCGGGCTACTTCGAGCGGCCGCGAGAGCACAACACCACCGAAATCGCCTCGAAACTCGGCGTGTCGCGCACGACTTTCACACAGCACCTTCGGGCGGCCGAGCGAAAGCTCCTCACACGTATTTTCGATCCGCCGGAGTAG